CGCGCCGCGCATGCGCGACGAAGCCGGCCGCTCGACGTACGTGCCGGCCATCGGTGACACGGGCGCATGGGACGCGCGCGACGTGCAGCCCGTTGGCCCCGCCCCGACGCAGGGCACGCTTGCCTGGGACGGCGTGGGCTCCGACGCGAGCGGCGTCTGGCCCGTCGCGGCGGCTGACGCCGCTCCTCTGGGACAGACAGGCATGTTTGCGACGCTGCCTGCCAGCTCCGCGTCGACGGTTTCCATCCCTGCGGTGTATGGTCCCAACGAGCAACTGCCCGTGCCTGCCGGCCAGCGTGACGACGCGCACCTCTACGAGACGTCGCCGCTCTCGCCGGCATACATCGACTACCTCGTCCAGGACGAGTTCGAGCATCGCCACGAGTCGGCGGCCCAGCGTGCGGCGGCCACGGGACAGTTCCACATCATCAACGGTATGGCGAGTGCGCCTCAGCCCCTGCGACGCGGCGCGCGGCACATGGCATAGCGAAGGAGGCGCCCATGACAGGCCCAGAGGACCAGCGCGCATCCCAGCTGCGCTCCCGTCTCCCCTTTGTCGCGGGCGCCGTCTGTGTTGCCGCCCTCGTGGCGCTGGGCCTGCTGAGCGGCCTGCTCGACATCGGCGACCGACTCACACGGGCGAACATCGTGCTCGGTGTCTTGTACTACGTCCTGCTCGTCGCCCTAGTGGCGCTCGGCATCGTCTGGCCGATCGCTCGCGTCGCGTCCCGGCCGGTGTTCGCGCTCTGGCGCCTGCGCGACGAGCAAGGCCGCGCCAAGATGCGCTGGTGCCGCCGACTCGCTGCCAACCTGCGCGAGAACGTGACGCTCGGCGACGAGCAGCGCACCCGACTTGACGCGGCACTGCAGGCGGGGGAGGCCTGTGACGAACAGCTTATCGCCCTATATCGCGAAGTTTGCGTGCCGCGCATGGACGTGCGCATCAAGAAGGCGGCTCTGAGTGCATGCGCCGCCACGGCCATCTCGCAGACGGCCGTGGCCGACGCGCTGTCCATGCTTGCTCTCAACGCCAACCTCGTGCGTTCCATCGTTGAAGAGTGCGGCTTTCGCCCGACGACACCGCAGCTTGCGCGCGTGTACGTGCGCGTGCTTGGGGCGGGGCTGCTCGCTGGCGGCATAGAGGAGCTTGACCTCGAGGAGCTGCTCCCTGCCGTGCTCGGCCAGGCGACGGCAAAGCTCCCGGGCGTGCTCGTCGCCTCGACGACGCAGGGTATCGTCAACGCGTTCACGACGTACCGCATCGGCGTCATCACAAAGCGCTACCTGCTTGAAGAGGAGGGCCCGAGCACGGCCGCCCAGGCTCGCAGCGCGTCGTATGGCGAGGCGCTGTCGCTCATGAAGGAGACGGGCTTTTACGGCGAGGCCATGCGCATGGTGGGCGAGAAGGCCGGTCAGGTTCGTGACGCTGCCTGGGAGTCCGTGAAGTCCTCTGTTAAGGCAACGACGGATTCCTGGGTTGGCCGTGCTGCCTCAGTGTTCGCACGGCGCAAGGTCGAGCCTGGCGAGCCCGCCTCTGACGGCGCGTCCGATCCTACGAACGGCTCACCGACGGTCATTCGCTAAGAGGGCGGCGACCCCCACACGCATGGCCTCTCGCCCGGCATCCGGATCAGGCGTCTCTCCCCGGCCTTGCATGCGTATGCTATTTGTTCTAGTATATCTATAACAAATGCGGCTTTGCGCATAGTACGCCATCTGCCGAGGAGGAGCCCATGACCCACACCATGACGGCAGCTACATCCCAGAGCACGAAGGCCCCTGTCTTGAGCGTTGCGCATGTCAGCAAGGCGTTTGGTACCAAGCGTGCACTCAACGACGTCTCGCTCGAGGTCCTGCCCGGCGACATATTCGGCTTCGTCGGGCACAACGGCGCAGGCAAGACGACGCTCATTCGCGCCATCGTCGGAGTGGCGGATTTCGACGAGGGCGACATCCACATCGCGGGCCACTCCGTGCGCTCCGATGCGCTCCGATGCGCTGACGTGCAAGCGTCTGTGCGCGTACGTACCCGACAACCCCGATGTCTACGACTTCCTGACAGGCATCCAGTACCTGCGCTTCATGGCAGACGTCTACGGCGTGCCGGCCGATCTGAGGCGTTCTCGCATCGAGGGATATGCCGAGCGACTCGGGCTCGTCGCCGACCTCGGGAGCCTCATCTCGTCCTACTCACACGGCATGCGCCAGAAGCTCGTGCTCATCGGGGCGTTGCTGCACGAGCCCAAGCTGCTTGTGCTCGACGAGCCGTTCGTCGGCCTTGATCCGGCGGCGGCCCACACGGTGCGCGAGATGTTGCGCGAGCTCGTGAACCGCGGCTCGGCGGTGTTCTTCTCCAGTCACGTGCTCGAAGTGGTTGAGAAGCTATGTGACAAGGTCGCCATCATCAAGGCGGGCGAGGTGCGCGCCGTGGGGCCCACGGCCCAGGTCGTGGGCGACGAGAGCCTCGAGGACGTCTTCCTCGACATGCTCAACGAGGGCACAGGCCACGAAGAGGGTACGCGCGATGCAAGTCGCACGAGTCCGTTCGGCCGCAAGGGGGTACGGCGATGAAGTCGTTCCTGCTGCTGCTCAAGGTCCAGGTGCTCGGCCTGTTCGGTTTGAATCGCGCGCTGCACACCAAGCCGGGTAAGGCGCTCGTTGGAATGGTGCTGGCGGGCGTTGCCATCGCCATCTTGTGTGCGGTCGTCGTGCTGTATGTTGTGATGCTGTCGCTCGGCCTCGTGACCATGGGGGCAACCGAGGTAGTGCCGCTGCTGGTCATCGAGGTCGGGGCACTTGCCGGTGCCTGTGCCGCCTTCCCAAAGGCGGGCGGCCTGCTGTTCTCGTTTCGCGATTACGACCTGGTCATGGCGCTGCCTATCGCGCGTCCTGTCGTCGTGCTGTCGCGCATCGCCTCGCTCTATGCGATGGCCGTCGTGCTCAACGCGCTCATCGTTACGCCAGCGCTTGTTGTGCTTGCCTGCGTCGGCGCCGTGGGCGTCGGACTTGGGGAACTCATCCTCGTCGGGGTGCTCGTCGTGCTGCTAGCGCCCGTTATCCCCCTCGCCGTTTCGGTGGCGCTTGCGGCACTCGTCGCGGTCGTGTCGACGCGCTTTCGGCGGGCCGGCGTTGCCATGGGCGTACTGGGCATGCTGCTCGTCGTGGGGATCGTCATCGGGTCGTTTGCCTTGAGGGGCATGGGCGCGGACCCTGCGCACGCCGGCGTCGTCGGACTCGCTGCGGAGCAGGCTGCCGCCCTGTCGGGGGCACTCGGGGTGTATGCCCCTGCGAGGTGGGCCTCTGCCGCCGTCATGAAGGGCGACGCGGGGGCGCTTCTGCTGTTCGCTGTCGTGTCGCTGGCTGTCGCGGTGGCGCTTGTTGCCGTGCTCGTGCGCGTGTTCGTGCCTGTAAACGAGGCGCTCATGTCGAGCCGACCGCATGCGGCGTTCTCGTTTGAGGACGCGGCGGCGCGAGGGCATGTCAAGGGATCGTGCGTGCGCCGGCCTTTGTGGGCGCTTGCGGGCAAGGAGGCGCGCCTTCTCGTGACGACGCCCGCCTATCTGCTCAACACGTGCATCGGGTACGTTCTCGCCCTTGTTGCAGGCGTCGCTGCCGTCATCGGGCGACTGACGGGCGGTCTTGATGGCATGCTTCCTCCGGAGCTTGCCCCGCTCGTTGCGGACGTCGCCCCGTGGGCGCTGGCGTTCTGTCTTGGCATAGCGTCGCCGACGACGGCCTCGGTGTCGCTCGAGGGCTCGGCGCGCTGGCTCGTTCAGAGCGCGCCGCTCAGCTCGGCGACGGTGCTGGGATCCAAGATGGCGCTCGGGATTCTCCTCTCTGTTCCGACGGCGCTTGTGGGCGGCGCGCTGTGCGCACTGGCGTTGGGCGCAGATGTGCTGCAGGCTGTCGCGATGATCGTGGCGCCACTGGCATCGGGCGTGCTCGCGGCGTCGGTGGGCCTGACGCTTGACGCGCTGCGCCCCCGCTTTGACTGGACAACGCCGTACGAGCCGGTCAAGCGCGGTTTCTCCGTCATAGTGACCATGGTGGTCGGAATGGTCGTTGCGATGATGGGCTTCTTTGCGGCGAGCGTCCTGGGTTGGATCGGAACGCTTGTGGTGGCGGCTGTTGAGCTCGCCGTGGCGGCAGGCGCGTTCTATCTGGTGAGCCGCCAGCCTCTCATGAGGTGGGAGTAGCGGCCCGGGCCTCAAGACCGGGCGGCGCCGACATGAGGTCGTTTTGTGATGAGAAACTTCATGCTTGCGCTCGGCAGGAGAGTAGGGCATTATTTTCTGGCTGCGCATGGTGGGAGTAGCTCAGTTGGCAGAGCGACGGACTGTGGCTCCGTAGGTCGAGGGTTCGAGCCCCTTTTCCCACCCCAGCAGATGGGCCGTTAGCTCAGCTGGCCAGAGCAGGGGACTCTTAATCCCAAGGTCCAGGGTTCGAATCCCTGACGGCCCACCATCTGATCTTTCAAGAACCCCCGAGTGCTTCGACGCTCGGGGGTTCTTTCGTATCTGACCTGCCCCTTGATGTGCTCTCCGGGTCCTGCTCCCGGAGGCAGCCTGGTCAAATCTTTCGGCTATGCGAGGTTTTGTAAAACGCGCCTCCAAAAATGGGCGCGGACTTCGGTTGTGCTAGGTTTGCGCGACCCGTTTACGCATGCGGTGAGGGCAGCGCATCTTGCACAACCTTCCTACCTGCGGTTTCCTTGTGCGCCTCTCCCGCGTGCGGGCGGCATGCCTTCTGCAAACCTTGCATAGCCGCAAATTGGGGACAATTTCGGCACCTCCTTTTGCAAGACCTCGCACAATCGAAAAACTTGACCAGCGGGGAGAGGTGCGTGGGCCCGGTTCCCCCATCCTATATCCGGGCTCGCCTCTTCGCCCGCACCCCGTGACCCCCGAGGGTGAGGCGTCCCGCGTGCCACCTCGGCGCGCCCGTATCTCCGCGCGGGGAGAGGTGCGTGCTCTTTGTCCTCGAAGCTGCCTCGCAGCGCAGTTTCGTGCTATTTCCGCAGCTCAACGTCCCCTTACCCTCCCGGGGTAATAGCCGGGTGGCCTCCGAGTCTTGCTCTCTCCGCCCTCCTTACCCCGCCAGGGCAATTGCCGGAGCGCCCCGCCGCGCACATCATGGGGGTCGTCAAGTACGACGCCCGCTACGGCGCGTCGTCCGGCTCCTGCAGCTGGACACGTACGTTGCCGGGGCGCCTAAGCGCGCCAAACACGGTGCGCGTCCCCTCACCCGAAAGGAAGTCCCCATGAGCACTGAGATGTCTCGTCGCAGCTTCATCGCCGCCGCTGGCGTCACCGCTGCCGCCTCCGTCGCGGCCGCCGGCCTCGCTGCCGCCCCTTCGCAGGCGAGCGCCCTAGACGCCCTGACGTCCGAGACGCCCGACTGGCTGGGCACCGCTCCGGAGATTGCTGAGTCCGACATCACCGAGACGGTCGACACCGAGGTTCTCATCTGCGGCTTCGCTACCGGCGGCGTGCCGTGTGCCCTCTCTGCCGCTCAGGCCGGCAACAAGGTTCTCGTCATCGACCGCGATGGCCAGGACAACGTTCAGAGCATGCGCGAGGACCTCGGCGCCATGAACTCCAAGCTGCAGCAGGCCTCGTTCGCTGAGTTCCCCGAGTTCGAGTTCTCCGAGAAGGACGCCGTCGAGGACATCGTCCGCTACGCCAACGGCTTCTGCAACTACGACCTCATCAAGATGTGGGCGCAGCGCTCGGGCGAGGCCATCGACTGGGTCGCCGAGACGAT
The window above is part of the Coriobacteriia bacterium genome. Proteins encoded here:
- a CDS encoding DUF697 domain-containing protein; this encodes MTGPEDQRASQLRSRLPFVAGAVCVAALVALGLLSGLLDIGDRLTRANIVLGVLYYVLLVALVALGIVWPIARVASRPVFALWRLRDEQGRAKMRWCRRLAANLRENVTLGDEQRTRLDAALQAGEACDEQLIALYREVCVPRMDVRIKKAALSACAATAISQTAVADALSMLALNANLVRSIVEECGFRPTTPQLARVYVRVLGAGLLAGGIEELDLEELLPAVLGQATAKLPGVLVASTTQGIVNAFTTYRIGVITKRYLLEEEGPSTAAQARSASYGEALSLMKETGFYGEAMRMVGEKAGQVRDAAWESVKSSVKATTDSWVGRAASVFARRKVEPGEPASDGASDPTNGSPTVIR